CTTTGTAGTGTGGTTTAGGGATCATTGCGTGTTTAAGTAGCGTTGCGAAAATTTTTCTAAACTAAAGGGAATCTGTTTTAATGCTTTTTGGATGCCTGTTTCTATGATGGGTGCGCTGTAAATATAACCCTCTTGCTCTTTGCGGTTTTGGAAGAAACGCCCAAAGGGATCGAGCATCAAGTAAGAATGTGTTATCTCATCGTTGTTTTCCGAGCTGATGATCGAGGCGAATTGTTGGTGTCTATCTAAAAATGCTTGAAATTCTTTATCATTGATCGCCAAACTTCGATCGATGATGGGGAGCATTTTAAAAATTTTCCATTTGTGGGGCTGGACGCTTTGAATAAAATCCCCAAGGTATTCCCCATAGTTGTATGAATTGACAACCGTATTAATTTTTAATTGCATTTATTGCATTTGGGGATTGCACGCGCGAGTGGAACTAATATCCGCTTTAATTTGTGCGATATCCATTGCTTTTCTCTTAATGCCACGCCCAATGGCTGTGTTCGTCGTGGCATTTAGGGAGTCTACACTAAAGCCAATGGTTTCAAAATAGGTTGCAATGAGTTCGTGTGAAGTACCCAAATGCTAAAGACATTTGGGCTTCCTTGGCCGATGTTGCCCGTAGGGAGAGTTTGGTTCTCGCTCTGTGCCCTATAGTAGGGATTTTACAGAGTTTGAGCTCCAACGCATTCCCTACAGGTCTCACACATCGTATCTCCAAAGGCGTAACTTTCGGCACTTCCTGCCGTAGATACAAATGTACGCAGGCATTATACCACGAATTAGTGGCATTCATCCCACCCGCTAAAGACGAGTGGGATTTCTGCCGAGGAGTCTTAAACGCTGATTTAAAAGACTACCATTAGTGATGGCAGATAAATGCATGTTTCTAGCCTTGGCTCCTTGCAGGATGTGTAAAAGTGGTTTTGAGTATAAAAATATTTCACCGCCCACCAAGTTGAGACGCAAAACCTTAAAATCCAGCAAAGAGGGCAATTACGAAATTTCCTCTAAAAGAAGCCCCACTTTGAAGGGCATATGCAAGATCTCTTTTTGATCATGTCTTGTCCATTTTGCAAAGCAATACTTACCTGGAAATTACAAGCTTCTGTGATATGCCAATTGATAGTGAGGGTATCCACATAACGACCTTTAGGCATTTTTAAGTTATAAAATCCCAATCTCAAGTCAGCTTCAATTCTAGATCGAAACAATAAATTGAGATTTAATGTTACGAATAAAACAAAGAGGCTGGACTACACAAACCCCTTCAATACTTTAAGCCCCCCTTAAGCTTTAAAATCCTATAATCGCGTTTTGCCAAAGTTAAGGCTGTTGAAAAAGCTAAAACTTCATACGCAACGATCTTTGACATTTAAGCAAGAGAGTCTTGTAGCCAAAATTTGTTTTTTGATTTTTGTTTTTGGCTAAAGAACTCTAGTTATTGACACAACTTGTCTATACAGAGTAATCTTGTGTGCTTGTAGAGAAATCTATGAGCACAGAGCCAGTTTAGGATTTAAACTTTATGGAGAGTTTGATCCTGGCTCAGAGTGAACGCTGGCGGCGTGCCTAATACATGCAAGTCGAACGATGAAGCCTAGCTTGCTAGGCGGATTAGTGGCGCACGGGTGAGTAACGCATAGATGACATGCCCTTTAGTTTGGGATAGCCACTAGAAATGGTGATTAATACCAAATACTACCCTACGGGGGAAAGATTTATCGCTAAAGGATTGGTCTATGTCCTATCAGCTTGTTGGTGAGGTAAAGGCTCACCAAGGCTATGACGGGTATCCGGCCTGAGAGGGTGAACGGACACACTGGAACTGAGACACGGTCCAGACTCCTACGGGAGGCAGCAGTAGGGAATATTGCTCAATGGGCGCAAGCCTGAAGCAGCAACGCCGCGTGGAGGATGAAGGTTTTAGGATTGTAAACTCCTTTTGTCAGAGAAGATAATGACGGTATCTGACGAATAAGCACCGGCTAACTCCGTGCCAGCAGCCGCGGTAATACGGAGGGTGCAAGCGTTACTCGGAATCACTGGGCGTAAAGAGTGCGTAGGCGGGGTTGTAAGTCAGATGTGAAATCCTATGGCTTAACCATAGAACTGCATTTGAAACTACAACTCTGGAGTGTGGGAGAGGTAGGTGGAATTCTTGGTGTAGGGGTAAAATCCGTAGAGATCAAGAGGAATACTCATTGCGAAGGCGACCTGCTGGAACAATACTGACGCTGATTGCACGAAAGCGTGGGGAGCAAACAGGATTAGATACCCTGGTAGTCCACGCCCTAAACGATGGATGCTAGTTGTTGGGGGGCTTTGTCCCCCCAGTAATGCAGCTAACGCCTTAAGCATCCCGCCTGGGGAGTACGGTCGCAAGATTAAAACTCAAAGGAATAGACGGGGACCCGCACAAGCGGTGGAGCATGTGGTTTAATTCGAAGATACACGAAGAACCTTACCTAGGCTTGACATTGAAGGAATCTGCTAGAAATAGTGGAGTGTCTAGCTTGCTAGACCCTGAAAACAGGTGCTGCACGGCTGTCGTCAGCTCGTGTCGTGAGATGTTGGGTTAAGTCCCGCAACGAGCGCAACCCTCTTTCTTAGTTGCTAACAGGTAGTGCTGAGCTCTCTAAGAATACTGCCTGCGTAAGCAGGAGGAAGGTGAGGACGACGTCAAGTCATCATGGCCCTTACGCCTAGGGCTACACACGTGCTACAATGGGGTGCACAAAGAGATGCAATGCCGCGAGGTTGAGCCAATCTTAAAAACGCCTCTCAGTTCGGATTGCAGGCTGCAACTCGCCTGCATGAAGCTGGAATCGCTAGTAATCGCAAATCAGCCATGTTGCGGTGAATACGTTCCCGGGTCTTGTACTCACCGCCCGTCACACCATGGGAGTTGTGTTTGCCTTAAGTCAGGATGCTAAGGTAGCTACTGCCCACGGCACACACAGCGACTGGGGTGAAGTCGTAACAAGGTAACCGTAGGTGAACCTGCGGTTGGATCACCTCCTTTCTTAGAGAAACCCTTTAAGACTTCGTTGTCTAAAGGCAGGCTCAAGGCTCTCTTGCTTAGGTGTTAAAGATCTTTCAAAATCTTTAATCTTTCTGAATTTTTTTGCTTTATTTGCTAAATTTGATAAAATAGGAATTTTGCATAAAGAATGTTAGCATGCCTATTGATTTAGTTTGGTATCAAGATAAATATGCTGAGGGGCATGAACAAAAAGAAAAACGCCCTCACTTTATCATTTATGAAGGTAGAGATTTTTTCCTAGCCTTTCCACAAACAACACAGAATAAACAAGCTAAAGAATACCCTTCGCATAAAAATTACATTATAAATGATCATGGGAAATTGATTGAAGTGATGATCGATCAACTGCGGATCGTTCCAAAGACACAGATTTTAGAAAACAATACGATGGAAACAGGGCTCAGTGCTGGGTTGCTCAAGGTATTTATTGCTAAACCTGTATCGGCACATAGAAAACCCCTTGTGGAGTATTTTTTAAAGAAAGCTATTTTGCAGAGCGAATCCCATAAAAACAAGCATGCCAAACAAATCACTTTTGGGGATGTAATCAAGCTCAAGCTACACAACAAAAACCCCTTATTGCACCCTTGCAATACTTTTATTGTGCTCTCTTGTGCTAATTTCCATTGTTCTAGTATGTGTCTAGTCGCTCCTTATAAAGATAAATCTATCATTTTTGAGTTATTGCACTGCATTGATTTTCAGAAACGAGAATTTGAGCTTTTAGACAATGCCAAAGATCGTTTAGATATTGAAAATTTATGCGAGAAAATTAGATTATCCTTAGAAATTTGAGAACCTCCAAGAAAGTTTGATACAACTAGCCGGCTGGCTCGGTGTTGTGTTGGTATAGGTAGCCCAAGATTCCTAGAGCGTTCAATTTTTCAATGTTCGTTTGCCCAAAAAAAGTAGCCACTTTAGTGAATTGGATTTTTTCTTAGGGTGTGCTACTCCCATCTCCAAGATCACCCTGTGCTCACCAATTTAGCTAAATCTGTAAAAGACTTGAACGACGGGGATTTTCAGCTCAACCTGCACCAAAAAGGGGGTAGATATGAAAATTGGTTTAGATATCGCTTCTTTGGCTACTACTATTAAAAAGCAGGTCGAAAAGATTATTTTAATTGCCAATGATAGCGGCTTTGTCTCTACTATTAAATTTGCCGAACAAGATAGGGTGATTGTTCAACTAGACCCTTTAATACGAGATGTGTCCGAAGATTTATCTCTACACATCGATCTCTTGCGGTTCTGCATCAACTTGAGATTAAGAGCAATAGAGAAACCTTTAAGACTTCGTTGTCTTAGAGCAGGCTCAAGACTCTCTTGCTTAGGTGTTAATAAAATCTCCAAGTTTTAAATCTCTTGTAACTCTATTTTTGCGCATTTTATATCCAAGCTCAAGCTCAAATTGTACTAGAATGCAACTTTGACATTGAAAAGCGTAGGATGGAGGTTTAATGCAAACCAATGGCTTGTGTTCCGTGAGTGATTTGACCGGACTTACTTTTAAAATCCCTGCTTATCAAAGAGGGTATCGCTGGAGTGAAAAAGAAGTTAAAACCTTGCTTGAGGATATTGTAGATTTTATCCAAGAGAGCAAACAGGAGGAATTTTATAGCCTGCAACCTATTGTGGTTCGGGCAGTGGATGAAATCTATCATGTCATCGATGGGCAACAACGCCTCACCACGATTTTTCTAATCGTTAAATATCTTGACAACAAAGATTTATTCTCTCTTGTCTATGAGACAAGAGAGAAGAGTTTTGAGTTTTTGCACGATATTGCAAGGCGATCTAAGCAAGAGAAAAATCTTAATATCGATTTTTACCATTTTAAAATGGCTTATGAGACTATTGAGAGGTTTTTTGAACAGACAGATCATGTAAAAAAACAAGAATTTTTAAGCACTCTACTTAATAGGTGCAAAGTGCTATGGCATGAAAGCATAGATGAGGAAAAAGAGGTCTTTGTGCGCCTCAATAGCGGGAAAATTCCCTTAGAAGAGGCGGAAAATATCAAGGCGTTGTTTTTGGCCCAACCCAAGGGATCGCACGCAGAAAAAGAGGTAGCAAAACGAGCCAAAAAATGGTACGAGGCAGAGAAAAAAGCAAGAGATGATCGGGATTTTGTTTATTGTGTTTTAGCGAGCGTGGATAGTCGGCAGATTATAGAGGGTGAAAAGCCCACTCTGTCTGACGATCTCCAAAGAATTGTAATCTATTTAAAAGCCATTGCACCTGTTAATACTCCACAAAAGCAAGGCGCATTGTTTGATTATTTTTATCAAAAATATAAAGATAAATCTATGGGAGAGGAGTGGAGCAAACTAGAAAAGGCAATTGATAGCTTGAATGGTTGGGCTAGGAGAAAAACAAGCGCAGATGTGGATGATAAAAAGATTTTTCACTATGTGGGGTTTTTGATCTATGAGGGAGTTAGTATCGCCTCCTTGTATAAAAAATGGGTGCAAATCAAGGATGATCAAACCATCAAACTTCCTAAAAAAGCCTTAGCAGCTTATCTTTTTGAGCAAATCAAAAACCGCATGCGGTCTAATATAGAGAGACGCGAAGTTTTAAGCTATAACGAAGATAATGACAAGCGGACGTTATTAGCCCTCCTCTTGCTCTTTAACATGGAATGCCACATTGCTAAGGATGTGGGATATTTCCAGTTTAACCGCTTTGTGCTAGAACAATGGACTCTAGAACATGTCTATGCTCAAAACTCAGAAAGCGTAGTGGCACAAAAGGAGCTAGAGGGAGACATCCAAGAGTCCTTAAAATATAGGATCATAGAATGGTTAAAAGAAGTCGAAAAACACCTTGAAGAGGGAGCTCTCAAAGAGGAGATTAAAAAATTCTTAAAAAAACCACCGTCCTTAGAAAATTTTTCTAAACACTTGGAGAAGAGAGGATTGCTTAAAAAAATCGATGAGGCATTTTTAGAGGATGGGAAATTACACCTTTTACAAAACCTCACCTTGCTGGATAAAAGTTCCAATAGCGCATTGGGTAATCTCATTTTTAGCAAAAAGCAAGAAAAAATTAGAGAACTGGACGACCAACAAAAACTTATTCCTATTGGCACTAGAATGGTCTTTTTCAAAGAGTTTTCAAAACCGGAGCGTCGCAGTCTGGATATATTCACCAAAGAGGATCAAGAGGATTACTTAGAAGAAATCAGAAAACGTCTTAAGGCATATATCGAAGATGAAGGGGTGCAACAATGAATGGAGCAGCCACCTTTTTAGAGTTTTTAGACTTTAAATTTTTAAAGAACGCACAAGTAGAGTATGTCGAAGTACCCATGCTCCAAAGAGATTACGCACAGGGGCGAAAATCCCAAATAGACATCGCATACAAATTTTTAAAGGCTCTTTTTGAAGTTTTAGAGGGCACAAAAAAGACTTTGCATCTTGATTTAGTCTATGGTTATGAGGATGGCTCTGTGTTTAAGCTCATCGATGGCCAACAACGCGTAACCACTCTATGGCTCTTGCATTTTCTTTTA
This portion of the Helicobacter felis ATCC 49179 genome encodes:
- a CDS encoding PIN domain-containing protein — its product is MKIGLDIASLATTIKKQVEKIILIANDSGFVSTIKFAEQDRVIVQLDPLIRDVSEDLSLHIDLLRFCINLRLRAIEKPLRLRCLRAGSRLSCLGVNKISKF
- a CDS encoding DUF262 domain-containing protein; the protein is MQTNGLCSVSDLTGLTFKIPAYQRGYRWSEKEVKTLLEDIVDFIQESKQEEFYSLQPIVVRAVDEIYHVIDGQQRLTTIFLIVKYLDNKDLFSLVYETREKSFEFLHDIARRSKQEKNLNIDFYHFKMAYETIERFFEQTDHVKKQEFLSTLLNRCKVLWHESIDEEKEVFVRLNSGKIPLEEAENIKALFLAQPKGSHAEKEVAKRAKKWYEAEKKARDDRDFVYCVLASVDSRQIIEGEKPTLSDDLQRIVIYLKAIAPVNTPQKQGALFDYFYQKYKDKSMGEEWSKLEKAIDSLNGWARRKTSADVDDKKIFHYVGFLIYEGVSIASLYKKWVQIKDDQTIKLPKKALAAYLFEQIKNRMRSNIERREVLSYNEDNDKRTLLALLLLFNMECHIAKDVGYFQFNRFVLEQWTLEHVYAQNSESVVAQKELEGDIQESLKYRIIEWLKEVEKHLEEGALKEEIKKFLKKPPSLENFSKHLEKRGLLKKIDEAFLEDGKLHLLQNLTLLDKSSNSALGNLIFSKKQEKIRELDDQQKLIPIGTRMVFFKEFSKPERRSLDIFTKEDQEDYLEEIRKRLKAYIEDEGVQQ